In Ostrea edulis chromosome 10, xbOstEdul1.1, whole genome shotgun sequence, one genomic interval encodes:
- the LOC125665740 gene encoding ankyrin repeat and zinc finger domain-containing protein 1-like isoform X3: MESGRYKEHFKSDWHRYNLQRRLKGKTTLTEDEFEDVCGSVSSISGSDSNSENEDAFSVPPMLPRSLQLQKEALDSCDSETETGGASEGEMGGASDDAARKYPKIFFRNSEGLLVSVYRCVVHHKKVKVQNQSELISMVTNITGEMKWAILMCGGGHFAGAVFDREKLILHKTFHRYVVRAKRGTAQGTRDSQGNAPKSAGASIRRYNETALKEDIKSLLESWKVDLESCDRIFIRAPGGNKRIFLHGKSSPFSKEDERVRMIPFATRRPTLNEVRRVFEMLSSIECYGDESDIQDFIPIAPHMTYNPVLGQLEVTNQDPQKSRQRKLSGERSREASPLTIDKYKLQEKVLLRAQQLKLIEDEMQRDDLPLSSDGSISDTELVETMEIHSTRELQEFEVTRSPNRKNRRRRLSKHQTEPESDPLEEEKYHLKNSLFTACKTGDVVTLRNLLAVFLRSVPAVESPEKKSDNAENEHSSDCCLQHVLAHDRNGSGEMREQFSVRDTESDLTGHESNAQNMRVDKTENISDTDISYSPIPSDVSENSSENQIQKEHLKKAYSKTVCGSGGGISQSSELLSPVDTNEMLNQPIGDNRLTLLHIAAKEGHNKVIRILMDCGANPATRDKFGQTPYTSAKDRESRNEFRKFMGQYPERYDYKAAQIPSALTDDMEKGRKQKAAEKKKLQKRAKQERMKEKREEDAIKEAEEREKKRYLALSDREKRALAAEKRLLKNIEETGQKTPVLSRCFQCGSDMTGKVPFEYSDFKFCSPKCLKQHRMGEKKT, translated from the exons atggaaagtggaagatat AAGGAGCACTTTAAATCAGACTGGCATCGCTACAATCTCCAGAGGAGACTGAAAGGAAAGACAACTCTGACAGAGGATGAATTTGAGGATGTTTGTG GGTCAGTCTCCAGCATCTCCGGCTCAGACTCAAACTCGGAAAATGAGGATGCCTTTTCTGTTCCTCCCATGCTGCCCCGATCCCTACAACTCCAGAAAGAGGCTCTGGACAGCTGTGACAGTGAGACAGAGACTGGAGGGGCATCAGAGGGGGAAATGGGTGGAGCATCTGACGATGCTGCAAGGAAATATCCAAAGATATTCTTTCGTAATTCGGAAGGCCTGCTGGTGTCTGTGTACAGATGTGTTGTTCATCATAAAAAG gtcaaagttcaaaatCAGTCAGAACTTATTTCCATGGTAACCAACATCACAGGTGAAATGAAGTGGGCCATTCTGATGTGTGGTGGGGGGCATTTTGCTGGAGCAGTCTTTGATAG gGAGAAATTGATCCTTCACAAGACTTTTCATCGTTACGTGGTCAGAGCCAAAAGGGGTACAGCACAGGGCACCAGAGACAGTCAGGGAAACGCCCCTAAATCTGCTGGGGCCAGCATTAGGAGATATAACGAGACAGCTCTGAAGGAG GATATAAAGTCGCTATTGGAATCATGGAAAGTAGATTTAGAAAGCTGCGACAGGATTTTTATTCGTGCACCAGGAGGAAACAAAAGAATATTCCTGCATGGAAAATCCTCGCCCTTTAGTAAGGAGGATGAAAGGGTCAGAATGATCCCATTCGCTACCCGAAGGCCCACCCTAAATGAAGTCAGACGAGTGTTTGAAATGTTGTCCTCCATTGAATGTTATG GGGATGAATCTGACATACAGGATTTTATTCCTATTGCACCACACATGACCTATAACCCAGTCCTGGGTCAGCTAGAGGTCACCAATCAAGATCCACAAAAGAGCAGACAAAGAAAATTATCAGGGGAGAGAAGCAGGGAAGCCTCACCGTTGACTATAGATAAATATAAACTACAGGAAAAAGTGTTGTTACGGGCACAGCAGTTAAAGCTTATAG agGATGAGATGCAGAGAGATGACCTCCCCTTGTCTTCAGATGGATCCATTAGTGATACTGAATTGGTGGAAACCATGGAAATACATTCAACACGTGAGCTTCAGGAGTTTGAAGTCACAAGGAGTCCTAATAGAAAGAACAGGAGACGAAGATTGTCAAAACATCAAACAGAACCGGAATCAGATCCTTTag AGGAGGAGAAATATCACCTGAAGAATTCTTTGTTCACGGCTTGTAAAACAGGAGATGTAGTGACCTTGAGAAATCTGCTAGCGGTGTTCTTGAGAAGTGTACCAGCTGTAGAATCACCGGAGAAGAAATCGGACAATGCAGAAAATGAGCATTCAAGTGACTGCTGTTTGCAACATGTGCTCGCACATGATCGAAATGGAAGTGGTGAAATGAGGGAACAATTTTCTGTGAGAGATACTGAATCGGATTTAACGGGTCATGAAAGTAATGCGCAAAACATGCGTGTAGATAAGACAGAAAATATAAGTGATACTGATATATCATACTCACCCATTCCATCTGATGTTAGTGAAAATTCATCTGAAAATCAGATTCAGAAAGAACATTTGAAAAAGGCATATAGTAAAACAGTGTGTGGATCAGGAGGCGGCATATCTCAGTCATCAGAACTCTTATCTCCAGTAGACACTAATGAGATGCTGAATCAACCTATAGGTGACAATAGACTAACTTTGTTGCACATAGCTGCCAAAGAAGGGCATAACAAAGTCATCCGGATTCTTATGGATTGCGGTGCTAACCCAGCTACTAG GGATAAATTTGGCCAAACTCCATATACCTCTGCCAAAGACCGGGAATCCAGAAATGAATTTCGGAAGTTCATGGGACAGTATCCTGAGCGATATGATTATAAAGCAGCTCAG ATTCCAAGTGCACTAACTGATGATATGGAGAAAGGAAGAAAGCAAAAGGCAGccgaaaaaaaaaagttacaaaagaGAGCCAAGCAAGAGAGGATGAAA GAAAAAAGAGAAGAAGATGCCATAAAGGAAGCAGAGGAAAGAGAGAAGAAGAGATACCTAGCTCTGTCTGATCGAGAAAAG CGTGCCCTAGCTGCAGAAAAGAGACTTCTGAAAAATATAGAGGAAACAGGCCAGAAAACCCCAGTGTTAAG TCGCTGTTTCCAGTGCGGCTCGGACATGACCGGCAAAGTTCCATTTGAATATTCGGATTTCAAGTTCTGTTCCCCTAAATGTTTAAAACAACACCGAATGGGAGAGAAGAAGACGTGA
- the LOC125665740 gene encoding ankyrin repeat and zinc finger domain-containing protein 1-like isoform X2, with the protein MSERKEMQSTSTELQTEVTAATHPQSKMAAQVTDGLNLRVSPRSSPKKLQKRASKRYWTVHFYSSKEAMSNLSGLTVASCNPTSEHAWGSEEKNTAHCHTSEVTYNQIPGSNWNPEQDLNIRNLEQALIVQVPDKMVCNSCSMEFQSRPDQKEHFKSDWHRYNLQRRLKGKTTLTEDEFEDVCGSVSSISGSDSNSENEDAFSVPPMLPRSLQLQKEALDSCDSETETGGASEGEMGGASDDAARKYPKIFFRNSEGLLVSVYRCVVHHKKVKVQNQSELISMVTNITGEMKWAILMCGGGHFAGAVFDREKLILHKTFHRYVVRAKRGTAQGTRDSQGNAPKSAGASIRRYNETALKEDIKSLLESWKVDLESCDRIFIRAPGGNKRIFLHGKSSPFSKEDERVRMIPFATRRPTLNEVRRVFEMLSSIECYGDESDIQDFIPIAPHMTYNPVLGQLEVTNQDPQKSRQRKLSGERSREASPLTIDKYKLQEKVLLRAQQLKLIEDEMQRDDLPLSSDGSISDTELVETMEIHSTRELQEFEVTRSPNRKNRRRRLSKHQTEPESDPLEEEKYHLKNSLFTACKTGDVVTLRNLLAVFLRSVPAVESPEKKSDNAENEHSSDCCLQHVLAHDRNGSGEMREQFSVRDTESDLTGHESNAQNMRVDKTENISDTDISYSPIPSDVSENSSENQIQKEHLKKAYSKTVCGSGGGISQSSELLSPVDTNEMLNQPIGDNRLTLLHIAAKEGHNKVIRILMDCGANPATRDKFGQTPYTSAKDRESRNEFRKFMGQYPERYDYKAAQIPSALTDDMEKGRKQKAAEKKKLQKRAKQERMKEKREEDAIKEAEEREKKRYLALSDREKRALAAEKRLLKNIEETGQKTPVLSRCFQCGSDMTGKVPFEYSDFKFCSPKCLKQHRMGEKKT; encoded by the exons ATGTCAGAACGCAAAGAAATGCAATCAACATCGACAGAACTTCAAACAGAAGTCACCGCGGCAACACATCCACAGAGCAAGATGGCAGCACAAGTGACAGACGGGTTAAACCTACGTGTCAGCCCTCGTTCATCTCCAAAGAAACTTCAGAAAAGAGCCAGTAAGAGATATTGGACTGTCCATTTTTACAGTTCAAAGGAGGCCATGTCCAATCTGAGTGGTTTAACAGTGGCTAGTTGTAACCCTACATCAGAACATGCATGGGGGTCCGAGGAGAAGAATACCGCACATTGTCACACTTCAGAAG TGACTTATAACCAAATCCCTGGATCAAACTGGAATCCGGAACAGGATCTCAATATACGGAATCTGGAACAGGCTCTCATTGTACAGGTTCCGGACAAAATGGTCTGTAATTCCTGCTCGATGGAGTTTCAAAGTAGACCTGACCAG AAGGAGCACTTTAAATCAGACTGGCATCGCTACAATCTCCAGAGGAGACTGAAAGGAAAGACAACTCTGACAGAGGATGAATTTGAGGATGTTTGTG GGTCAGTCTCCAGCATCTCCGGCTCAGACTCAAACTCGGAAAATGAGGATGCCTTTTCTGTTCCTCCCATGCTGCCCCGATCCCTACAACTCCAGAAAGAGGCTCTGGACAGCTGTGACAGTGAGACAGAGACTGGAGGGGCATCAGAGGGGGAAATGGGTGGAGCATCTGACGATGCTGCAAGGAAATATCCAAAGATATTCTTTCGTAATTCGGAAGGCCTGCTGGTGTCTGTGTACAGATGTGTTGTTCATCATAAAAAG gtcaaagttcaaaatCAGTCAGAACTTATTTCCATGGTAACCAACATCACAGGTGAAATGAAGTGGGCCATTCTGATGTGTGGTGGGGGGCATTTTGCTGGAGCAGTCTTTGATAG gGAGAAATTGATCCTTCACAAGACTTTTCATCGTTACGTGGTCAGAGCCAAAAGGGGTACAGCACAGGGCACCAGAGACAGTCAGGGAAACGCCCCTAAATCTGCTGGGGCCAGCATTAGGAGATATAACGAGACAGCTCTGAAGGAG GATATAAAGTCGCTATTGGAATCATGGAAAGTAGATTTAGAAAGCTGCGACAGGATTTTTATTCGTGCACCAGGAGGAAACAAAAGAATATTCCTGCATGGAAAATCCTCGCCCTTTAGTAAGGAGGATGAAAGGGTCAGAATGATCCCATTCGCTACCCGAAGGCCCACCCTAAATGAAGTCAGACGAGTGTTTGAAATGTTGTCCTCCATTGAATGTTATG GGGATGAATCTGACATACAGGATTTTATTCCTATTGCACCACACATGACCTATAACCCAGTCCTGGGTCAGCTAGAGGTCACCAATCAAGATCCACAAAAGAGCAGACAAAGAAAATTATCAGGGGAGAGAAGCAGGGAAGCCTCACCGTTGACTATAGATAAATATAAACTACAGGAAAAAGTGTTGTTACGGGCACAGCAGTTAAAGCTTATAG agGATGAGATGCAGAGAGATGACCTCCCCTTGTCTTCAGATGGATCCATTAGTGATACTGAATTGGTGGAAACCATGGAAATACATTCAACACGTGAGCTTCAGGAGTTTGAAGTCACAAGGAGTCCTAATAGAAAGAACAGGAGACGAAGATTGTCAAAACATCAAACAGAACCGGAATCAGATCCTTTag AGGAGGAGAAATATCACCTGAAGAATTCTTTGTTCACGGCTTGTAAAACAGGAGATGTAGTGACCTTGAGAAATCTGCTAGCGGTGTTCTTGAGAAGTGTACCAGCTGTAGAATCACCGGAGAAGAAATCGGACAATGCAGAAAATGAGCATTCAAGTGACTGCTGTTTGCAACATGTGCTCGCACATGATCGAAATGGAAGTGGTGAAATGAGGGAACAATTTTCTGTGAGAGATACTGAATCGGATTTAACGGGTCATGAAAGTAATGCGCAAAACATGCGTGTAGATAAGACAGAAAATATAAGTGATACTGATATATCATACTCACCCATTCCATCTGATGTTAGTGAAAATTCATCTGAAAATCAGATTCAGAAAGAACATTTGAAAAAGGCATATAGTAAAACAGTGTGTGGATCAGGAGGCGGCATATCTCAGTCATCAGAACTCTTATCTCCAGTAGACACTAATGAGATGCTGAATCAACCTATAGGTGACAATAGACTAACTTTGTTGCACATAGCTGCCAAAGAAGGGCATAACAAAGTCATCCGGATTCTTATGGATTGCGGTGCTAACCCAGCTACTAG GGATAAATTTGGCCAAACTCCATATACCTCTGCCAAAGACCGGGAATCCAGAAATGAATTTCGGAAGTTCATGGGACAGTATCCTGAGCGATATGATTATAAAGCAGCTCAG ATTCCAAGTGCACTAACTGATGATATGGAGAAAGGAAGAAAGCAAAAGGCAGccgaaaaaaaaaagttacaaaagaGAGCCAAGCAAGAGAGGATGAAA GAAAAAAGAGAAGAAGATGCCATAAAGGAAGCAGAGGAAAGAGAGAAGAAGAGATACCTAGCTCTGTCTGATCGAGAAAAG CGTGCCCTAGCTGCAGAAAAGAGACTTCTGAAAAATATAGAGGAAACAGGCCAGAAAACCCCAGTGTTAAG TCGCTGTTTCCAGTGCGGCTCGGACATGACCGGCAAAGTTCCATTTGAATATTCGGATTTCAAGTTCTGTTCCCCTAAATGTTTAAAACAACACCGAATGGGAGAGAAGAAGACGTGA
- the LOC125665740 gene encoding ankyrin repeat and zinc finger domain-containing protein 1-like isoform X1, whose protein sequence is MSERKEMQSTSTELQTEVTAATHPQSKMAAQVTDGLNLRVSPRSSPKKLQKRASKRYWTVHFYSSKEAMSNLSGLTVASCNPTSEHAWGSEEKNTAHCHTSEAVTYNQIPGSNWNPEQDLNIRNLEQALIVQVPDKMVCNSCSMEFQSRPDQKEHFKSDWHRYNLQRRLKGKTTLTEDEFEDVCGSVSSISGSDSNSENEDAFSVPPMLPRSLQLQKEALDSCDSETETGGASEGEMGGASDDAARKYPKIFFRNSEGLLVSVYRCVVHHKKVKVQNQSELISMVTNITGEMKWAILMCGGGHFAGAVFDREKLILHKTFHRYVVRAKRGTAQGTRDSQGNAPKSAGASIRRYNETALKEDIKSLLESWKVDLESCDRIFIRAPGGNKRIFLHGKSSPFSKEDERVRMIPFATRRPTLNEVRRVFEMLSSIECYGDESDIQDFIPIAPHMTYNPVLGQLEVTNQDPQKSRQRKLSGERSREASPLTIDKYKLQEKVLLRAQQLKLIEDEMQRDDLPLSSDGSISDTELVETMEIHSTRELQEFEVTRSPNRKNRRRRLSKHQTEPESDPLEEEKYHLKNSLFTACKTGDVVTLRNLLAVFLRSVPAVESPEKKSDNAENEHSSDCCLQHVLAHDRNGSGEMREQFSVRDTESDLTGHESNAQNMRVDKTENISDTDISYSPIPSDVSENSSENQIQKEHLKKAYSKTVCGSGGGISQSSELLSPVDTNEMLNQPIGDNRLTLLHIAAKEGHNKVIRILMDCGANPATRDKFGQTPYTSAKDRESRNEFRKFMGQYPERYDYKAAQIPSALTDDMEKGRKQKAAEKKKLQKRAKQERMKEKREEDAIKEAEEREKKRYLALSDREKRALAAEKRLLKNIEETGQKTPVLSRCFQCGSDMTGKVPFEYSDFKFCSPKCLKQHRMGEKKT, encoded by the exons ATGTCAGAACGCAAAGAAATGCAATCAACATCGACAGAACTTCAAACAGAAGTCACCGCGGCAACACATCCACAGAGCAAGATGGCAGCACAAGTGACAGACGGGTTAAACCTACGTGTCAGCCCTCGTTCATCTCCAAAGAAACTTCAGAAAAGAGCCAGTAAGAGATATTGGACTGTCCATTTTTACAGTTCAAAGGAGGCCATGTCCAATCTGAGTGGTTTAACAGTGGCTAGTTGTAACCCTACATCAGAACATGCATGGGGGTCCGAGGAGAAGAATACCGCACATTGTCACACTTCAGAAG CAGTGACTTATAACCAAATCCCTGGATCAAACTGGAATCCGGAACAGGATCTCAATATACGGAATCTGGAACAGGCTCTCATTGTACAGGTTCCGGACAAAATGGTCTGTAATTCCTGCTCGATGGAGTTTCAAAGTAGACCTGACCAG AAGGAGCACTTTAAATCAGACTGGCATCGCTACAATCTCCAGAGGAGACTGAAAGGAAAGACAACTCTGACAGAGGATGAATTTGAGGATGTTTGTG GGTCAGTCTCCAGCATCTCCGGCTCAGACTCAAACTCGGAAAATGAGGATGCCTTTTCTGTTCCTCCCATGCTGCCCCGATCCCTACAACTCCAGAAAGAGGCTCTGGACAGCTGTGACAGTGAGACAGAGACTGGAGGGGCATCAGAGGGGGAAATGGGTGGAGCATCTGACGATGCTGCAAGGAAATATCCAAAGATATTCTTTCGTAATTCGGAAGGCCTGCTGGTGTCTGTGTACAGATGTGTTGTTCATCATAAAAAG gtcaaagttcaaaatCAGTCAGAACTTATTTCCATGGTAACCAACATCACAGGTGAAATGAAGTGGGCCATTCTGATGTGTGGTGGGGGGCATTTTGCTGGAGCAGTCTTTGATAG gGAGAAATTGATCCTTCACAAGACTTTTCATCGTTACGTGGTCAGAGCCAAAAGGGGTACAGCACAGGGCACCAGAGACAGTCAGGGAAACGCCCCTAAATCTGCTGGGGCCAGCATTAGGAGATATAACGAGACAGCTCTGAAGGAG GATATAAAGTCGCTATTGGAATCATGGAAAGTAGATTTAGAAAGCTGCGACAGGATTTTTATTCGTGCACCAGGAGGAAACAAAAGAATATTCCTGCATGGAAAATCCTCGCCCTTTAGTAAGGAGGATGAAAGGGTCAGAATGATCCCATTCGCTACCCGAAGGCCCACCCTAAATGAAGTCAGACGAGTGTTTGAAATGTTGTCCTCCATTGAATGTTATG GGGATGAATCTGACATACAGGATTTTATTCCTATTGCACCACACATGACCTATAACCCAGTCCTGGGTCAGCTAGAGGTCACCAATCAAGATCCACAAAAGAGCAGACAAAGAAAATTATCAGGGGAGAGAAGCAGGGAAGCCTCACCGTTGACTATAGATAAATATAAACTACAGGAAAAAGTGTTGTTACGGGCACAGCAGTTAAAGCTTATAG agGATGAGATGCAGAGAGATGACCTCCCCTTGTCTTCAGATGGATCCATTAGTGATACTGAATTGGTGGAAACCATGGAAATACATTCAACACGTGAGCTTCAGGAGTTTGAAGTCACAAGGAGTCCTAATAGAAAGAACAGGAGACGAAGATTGTCAAAACATCAAACAGAACCGGAATCAGATCCTTTag AGGAGGAGAAATATCACCTGAAGAATTCTTTGTTCACGGCTTGTAAAACAGGAGATGTAGTGACCTTGAGAAATCTGCTAGCGGTGTTCTTGAGAAGTGTACCAGCTGTAGAATCACCGGAGAAGAAATCGGACAATGCAGAAAATGAGCATTCAAGTGACTGCTGTTTGCAACATGTGCTCGCACATGATCGAAATGGAAGTGGTGAAATGAGGGAACAATTTTCTGTGAGAGATACTGAATCGGATTTAACGGGTCATGAAAGTAATGCGCAAAACATGCGTGTAGATAAGACAGAAAATATAAGTGATACTGATATATCATACTCACCCATTCCATCTGATGTTAGTGAAAATTCATCTGAAAATCAGATTCAGAAAGAACATTTGAAAAAGGCATATAGTAAAACAGTGTGTGGATCAGGAGGCGGCATATCTCAGTCATCAGAACTCTTATCTCCAGTAGACACTAATGAGATGCTGAATCAACCTATAGGTGACAATAGACTAACTTTGTTGCACATAGCTGCCAAAGAAGGGCATAACAAAGTCATCCGGATTCTTATGGATTGCGGTGCTAACCCAGCTACTAG GGATAAATTTGGCCAAACTCCATATACCTCTGCCAAAGACCGGGAATCCAGAAATGAATTTCGGAAGTTCATGGGACAGTATCCTGAGCGATATGATTATAAAGCAGCTCAG ATTCCAAGTGCACTAACTGATGATATGGAGAAAGGAAGAAAGCAAAAGGCAGccgaaaaaaaaaagttacaaaagaGAGCCAAGCAAGAGAGGATGAAA GAAAAAAGAGAAGAAGATGCCATAAAGGAAGCAGAGGAAAGAGAGAAGAAGAGATACCTAGCTCTGTCTGATCGAGAAAAG CGTGCCCTAGCTGCAGAAAAGAGACTTCTGAAAAATATAGAGGAAACAGGCCAGAAAACCCCAGTGTTAAG TCGCTGTTTCCAGTGCGGCTCGGACATGACCGGCAAAGTTCCATTTGAATATTCGGATTTCAAGTTCTGTTCCCCTAAATGTTTAAAACAACACCGAATGGGAGAGAAGAAGACGTGA